Part of the Mycoplasmopsis columboralis genome, ATCTTTATCTGTAGAATTTACTGCAGATAAAATTTTGTTTTTCTGTTCTTTACTTAGATTTGGACCATTAACAATTAATAATTCTGAATCAGTAATTTGCACAACTCTATGAGGAGAAATGGAACTATCATCAAAATTTTGATAATTTTTATTAATCTTAACTGAACTTAAATCCACAGCATCAAAAGTTTTATGAACCGGAGTTGGATTTTGTTGTGAGTTTAAATCAAAAAAGTCACAACTACTTGTCAGAGTTGCTAAAGAACTTAAAATCGCAAATAATCCAAAGTACTTTTTAAAAGTTTTTTTCATAATTTAAAATTATATTATTTATTTAAAAACTAAATCAGTTTTAAAGAAAAATCAGCAATAGCTGATATTGGTTATTTTTCTAAAAATACTAATGTTTCAATATGATGTGTATTCGGAAACATTTCATATGGAGTTATCTGTACAATTTTATATTCTTTGTCTAAAAAAATTTTTAAATCTCTTGTGAGAGTTCTTGGATCACAGGATAAATAAACGATTGAATTAATTTGTTTTTGGTTTATTCAATTGATAACTTTGTTTTCAAGACCTGCTCTAGGCGGATCTACTATCAACACTGAATCACTAACATCAATTTCCTTTTTGAAAACAACATCTTCAACTTTTCCGGCGTAATAATTTATATTTTTTAAGCCATTAATTGTTGAATTAATTTTTGCTAAATGAATTGAGCTTTCCACAACTTCTATTCCTATGCTTTTTCTAAAGAAATTGCTAAAAAATTGAGAAAAAACTCCAACACCACAATAAGCATCAATTAGTGTATTTTTGTTTGTTTTATTTTGTAAATATTTAGCAATGTCTTTTAAAATATTTTCAAATACTGTTAAATTAACTTGAAAAAAATTATCAGAAGAAATTTTAAATTTTTTATCTGACAAAGTGATTGAAAACTCTTTTCTTGAGTAAATTAGTTCGCTTTGAAGATTCTTTCTAGAATAAATTTCAATAATATTGCTTTTTTGACATAATAACTGAATAAATTTTTTAGGTAAATCATAACTTGGGTCAAGATCAAATGTAATTTGAATTTCTTGTTCTTTATTTGTTCGAAATGAAACTTCTTTAATAAATCGTACTTTTGAAAGTTCATTTTTAAAAAATGTATTTAGATTGGCCAGCACAAAATCAGACACTTCAATTAATGTATCTTGAATTAAGATTGTTGCTTTTGTTTTTCTTAACTGATAGCTTTTTCAAAGATATTCCCCAAAATATATGTTTTGTTGGTCAACGAAGATTGGGTATCTAACTTTATTACGATAGTTATAAATAGGATCAAATCATTTTATTTTATTTATTGTTGACAAAGAAATATTTAAATTACGAGAAAAGAGATTTTCTAGATATTGCTGTTTTCATTTTAGTTGTTCGGGATATGACAAATGAATTAAAGATGCTGCATTAGAAAACTCAAATAAACTATTTCTGTGTTTAGATAATGTAAGTAATTTTAAAACTTTACCATATCCATAATTTTTATGATTTTTAGTTATTATAATTTCTGCTTTTTCTCCAGGTAGTAAATTCGGAACAAAAAATCTTTTGTTTTTATAAAGAATAACACCGTATCCTTCATAAGTTAATTCGATACATTCGCTTACAATTTTATTTTCAACACACATAAAGAAGCTCGATTCTACCGTGTTTTTTTTGTTTATATATTTTTAGTTGTTCTGGAATTTTAATTTCTTTTGCCATGTCAGTTTCGATGATAATTTCTCCATCTTCTTTGAGTAACTTCGAATCTGATATTAAATTTAAAGATTCATTTACTAAGTTAAATTCTTTAAAAGGAGCGTCAATGAAAATAAAATCAAAGAATTCAGAAGTTTTATTTAAAAAAGCTATGGCATCAATGTTGTAAACATTAATGTTTTGGCAATTTAAAGCGTTGATATTTTGTTTAAGAATTTTCACTACACTAGGGTTTTTTTCAATAGCAACAACTTTTGAAGCTCCTCTACTTTCTGCTTCAATAGTTCAAGCTCCACTCCCTGAAAATAAATCTAAACACTCTGAATTTTCCATTTTAAAGTGCAAACTTGAAAAAA contains:
- the rlmD gene encoding 23S rRNA (uracil(1939)-C(5))-methyltransferase RlmD — encoded protein: MCVENKIVSECIELTYEGYGVILYKNKRFFVPNLLPGEKAEIIITKNHKNYGYGKVLKLLTLSKHRNSLFEFSNAASLIHLSYPEQLKWKQQYLENLFSRNLNISLSTINKIKWFDPIYNYRNKVRYPIFVDQQNIYFGEYLWKSYQLRKTKATILIQDTLIEVSDFVLANLNTFFKNELSKVRFIKEVSFRTNKEQEIQITFDLDPSYDLPKKFIQLLCQKSNIIEIYSRKNLQSELIYSRKEFSITLSDKKFKISSDNFFQVNLTVFENILKDIAKYLQNKTNKNTLIDAYCGVGVFSQFFSNFFRKSIGIEVVESSIHLAKINSTINGLKNINYYAGKVEDVVFKKEIDVSDSVLIVDPPRAGLENKVINWINQKQINSIVYLSCDPRTLTRDLKIFLDKEYKIVQITPYEMFPNTHHIETLVFLEK
- the rsmD gene encoding 16S rRNA (guanine(966)-N(2))-methyltransferase RsmD, with the translated sequence MLRIVAGKYKNKKILEPDKNTTRPTTEKVREAVFSSLHFKMENSECLDLFSGSGAWTIEAESRGASKVVAIEKNPSVVKILKQNINALNCQNINVYNIDAIAFLNKTSEFFDFIFIDAPFKEFNLVNESLNLISDSKLLKEDGEIIIETDMAKEIKIPEQLKIYKQKKHGRIELLYVCWK